Proteins from one Loktanella sp. M215 genomic window:
- the istB gene encoding IS21-like element helper ATPase IstB: MTAREINIHTLPSMLTALRLPSFHKLWAEIATRADTEGWPAARFLAVLAEYELAERDMRRIRRHLNEAQLPVGKTLATFDFKAMPTLPRARVEALAAGDWLDGGSNLIAIGNSGTGKTHILSAVGHALIEAGHRVFYSRTSDLVQRLQAARRDLVLEAALAKLDKFDLIILDDITYAHKDQAETGVLFELIARRYEYRSIAIAANQPFSGWDQIFPDKAMTVAAIDRLVHHASILEMNAESFRQRAAASNQRAQAEAPATTITDNQNEGET; the protein is encoded by the coding sequence ATGACCGCCCGCGAGATCAACATTCACACACTGCCCAGCATGTTGACTGCGTTGCGGTTGCCGAGCTTCCACAAGCTCTGGGCCGAGATCGCGACCCGCGCCGATACTGAAGGCTGGCCCGCCGCCCGTTTCCTTGCCGTGCTGGCGGAATATGAACTGGCGGAGCGGGACATGCGCCGGATCCGGCGCCATCTGAACGAGGCGCAACTCCCCGTAGGCAAAACGCTGGCAACCTTCGACTTCAAAGCCATGCCCACCTTGCCACGTGCCCGCGTCGAAGCCTTAGCGGCCGGGGATTGGTTGGACGGTGGCAGCAACCTGATTGCCATCGGTAATTCCGGTACCGGAAAGACTCATATCTTGTCCGCTGTCGGTCACGCCCTGATCGAAGCCGGGCATCGCGTCTTCTACTCCCGGACCAGCGATCTGGTGCAACGGCTTCAGGCTGCAAGACGCGATCTTGTTCTCGAAGCGGCCCTCGCCAAACTCGACAAGTTCGACCTCATCATCCTCGACGACATCACCTACGCCCACAAGGATCAGGCCGAAACCGGTGTCCTCTTTGAACTGATCGCCCGGCGCTACGAATATCGCAGCATTGCCATCGCAGCCAATCAGCCCTTCAGCGGCTGGGATCAAATCTTCCCTGACAAGGCCATGACCGTCGCGGCTATCGATCGCCTCGTCCATCACGCAAGCATCCTCGAGATGAATGCCGAAAGCTTCCGTCAGCGGGCCGCCGCCTCGAACCAGAGAGCGCAGGCCGAAGCACCAGCGACAACCATTACCGACAACCAAAACGAAGGAGAAACCTAA